The following coding sequences lie in one Corynebacterium humireducens NBRC 106098 = DSM 45392 genomic window:
- a CDS encoding AraC family transcriptional regulator: protein MSDCDASPTSFRELSQVTERHYFPHTVRVESQVLLGGSGLTYRGLGEVSLVRLNWGAAVSVETEHPDAFAVNIPLRGRLTVHSRHGRGQAAANQAVVCPPDTPVSFPNWGAEVSMLGVRLGADYLRNQLEMAGVAPRPAPTVIDLSTGPGQEWQEICRSVVTCSAGGLLAGHPVFRRNLAAALASGLALVLAQQGPDGSRTTPARLRRAVEAIEADPARAWTVAEIAAVAGCGVRTLQGDFREEYGVSPLEYLRGVRLAVIHEELSAADPDSGTTVTDIALTWGIAHLGRFSTAYRRRYGQTPSETLRAAPA, encoded by the coding sequence GTGAGTGACTGCGACGCCAGCCCGACCTCGTTCCGTGAACTGTCCCAGGTCACGGAGCGGCACTACTTCCCGCACACGGTGCGGGTGGAGTCCCAGGTGCTCCTCGGTGGGAGCGGCCTGACCTACCGGGGGCTGGGGGAGGTCTCACTCGTGAGGCTGAACTGGGGAGCGGCGGTGAGCGTGGAGACGGAGCACCCGGACGCCTTCGCCGTCAACATCCCGTTGCGGGGGCGTCTCACCGTGCACAGCCGTCACGGCCGGGGTCAGGCGGCGGCGAACCAGGCGGTGGTCTGCCCGCCGGACACGCCGGTCAGCTTCCCCAACTGGGGCGCGGAGGTGAGCATGCTCGGCGTCCGCCTCGGCGCGGACTACCTGCGCAACCAGCTGGAGATGGCGGGCGTCGCACCCCGGCCCGCCCCCACCGTCATCGATCTGTCGACCGGGCCCGGGCAGGAGTGGCAGGAGATCTGCCGCAGTGTGGTCACCTGCAGCGCGGGCGGCCTGCTGGCGGGGCACCCCGTCTTCCGCCGCAACCTGGCGGCCGCGCTGGCCAGCGGCCTGGCGCTCGTGCTCGCGCAGCAGGGGCCGGACGGGTCCCGGACCACCCCGGCGCGGCTGCGGCGGGCCGTCGAGGCCATCGAGGCGGATCCCGCCCGGGCCTGGACCGTCGCGGAGATCGCGGCGGTGGCCGGCTGCGGGGTGCGGACGCTGCAGGGGGATTTCCGGGAGGAGTACGGGGTGTCGCCGCTGGAGTACCTGCGGGGCGTGCGCCTCGCGGTGATCCACGAGGAGCTGTCCGCCGCGGACCCGGACTCGGGCACCACGGTCACGGACATCGCCCTGACCTGGGGGATCGCCCACCTGGGGCGGTTCTCCACCGCCTACCGGCGCCGCTACGGGCAGACCCCCAGCGAGACCCTCAGAGCAGCGCCGGCCTGA
- a CDS encoding alpha/beta hydrolase: protein MASPAAAQSLTGSALEQAVISSNNDPTSSGRAIERTLDLLAALGSSDVPLSSGSSLGGSRLPLDESITEAAVVEKRVEGARLERWIVASPAMKRNVEVQIWRAAGSGPAPMLYLLDGVGAPRTSWWLDPGIAPEVFADENVTLVMPTQAQASMYADWLRDDPTLGRHQWETFITAELAPLLDAAPELNFNGRRGIGGLSMGATGAVHIGNRHPGLFDATFGLSGCYSPLDPVGRQNAHMTVTTRGGDVANLYGPEGGERWHWHDTVGNPEGLRNQRVYLAAANGVFAAEDIANYATGNWFDMSSGAVLERGSLECTRQLEAALGDAPGLRVDYADTGTHDWHTFNRHLRPAWEHIRPALL, encoded by the coding sequence GTGGCCTCCCCGGCCGCCGCCCAGTCCCTCACCGGCAGCGCCCTCGAGCAGGCCGTCATCAGCTCCAACAACGACCCCACCTCCTCCGGCCGGGCCATCGAGAGGACCCTCGACCTCCTCGCCGCCCTCGGCTCCTCCGACGTGCCGCTGAGCAGCGGCAGCAGCCTCGGCGGGAGCCGCCTCCCGCTGGATGAGTCGATCACGGAGGCGGCGGTCGTCGAGAAGCGTGTGGAGGGCGCACGCCTCGAACGGTGGATCGTGGCCTCCCCCGCCATGAAACGCAACGTCGAGGTGCAGATCTGGCGCGCCGCCGGCAGCGGCCCGGCCCCGATGCTCTACCTCCTCGACGGCGTCGGCGCCCCGCGCACCTCCTGGTGGCTCGACCCCGGCATCGCGCCGGAGGTCTTCGCCGACGAGAACGTCACCCTCGTCATGCCGACGCAGGCGCAGGCCTCCATGTACGCCGACTGGCTCCGCGACGACCCGACGCTGGGCCGCCACCAGTGGGAGACGTTCATCACCGCCGAACTGGCGCCGCTTCTCGACGCCGCCCCCGAACTCAACTTCAACGGTCGCCGCGGCATCGGCGGACTGTCCATGGGCGCGACGGGGGCGGTGCACATCGGCAACCGTCACCCCGGGCTCTTCGACGCCACCTTCGGGCTCTCCGGCTGCTACTCCCCGCTCGACCCCGTCGGCCGGCAGAACGCGCACATGACGGTGACCACGCGCGGCGGCGACGTGGCCAACCTCTACGGCCCGGAGGGCGGCGAACGGTGGCACTGGCACGACACGGTCGGCAACCCGGAGGGGCTGCGCAACCAGCGCGTGTACCTCGCCGCCGCCAACGGGGTGTTCGCCGCGGAGGACATCGCCAACTACGCCACCGGCAACTGGTTCGACATGTCCTCCGGCGCCGTCCTCGAGCGCGGCTCGCTGGAGTGCACGCGGCAGCTGGAGGCCGCGCTCGGCGACGCCCCGGGGCTGCGCGTCGACTACGCCGACACCGGCACCCACGACTGGCACACCTTCAACAGGCACCTGCGCCCCGCGTGGGAGCACATCAGGCCGGCGCTGCTCTGA
- a CDS encoding LppP/LprE family lipoprotein has product MRRLLPALALPLLLVACADAEHCGVDTEAAAIHDNIHRVPPPTLEGEGWEYYGHSDYDPCADLSYAVVFVTGSTHAQKQNQIMLFHRGEYLGVGLLAPQVYRHWEGDGQEVHVRLIDYEAMEADGAPNAAAANYEVDLTFRWNGERVEPVGRIPNLGHAE; this is encoded by the coding sequence ATGCGCCGTCTGCTGCCCGCCCTCGCCCTGCCCCTGCTGCTGGTCGCCTGCGCGGACGCCGAGCACTGCGGCGTCGACACGGAGGCCGCGGCGATCCACGACAACATCCACCGCGTGCCGCCGCCGACCCTGGAGGGTGAGGGCTGGGAGTACTACGGGCACTCCGACTACGACCCGTGCGCGGACCTCAGCTATGCGGTGGTCTTCGTGACGGGCTCCACCCACGCCCAGAAGCAGAACCAGATCATGCTCTTCCACCGGGGCGAGTACCTCGGCGTCGGGCTGCTGGCCCCGCAGGTCTACCGCCACTGGGAGGGCGACGGGCAGGAGGTGCATGTCCGGCTCATCGATTACGAGGCCATGGAGGCGGACGGCGCCCCCAACGCCGCCGCCGCCAACTACGAGGTGGATCTGACCTTCCGGTGGAACGGGGAGCGTGTGGAGCCGGTCGGTCGCATCCCGAACCTGGGCCACGCCGAATGA
- a CDS encoding alpha/beta hydrolase — translation MRPTIPTLAATLLFLLPAPAVADSPLRDSLADSSRDVDATGALVEGTVDSLHRIGSSELPLPAVSPDPRFPLPLSDAIVRPGVLHREVIDADARLERWSIASPAMKRPVDVQIIRAPGPAPLLLLLDGIDSPSDSDWITRGRAPEVFRDENVTVVMPTDATASLYSDWVSDDPVLGRQQWETFLTAELLPLLDAHPDLHSTGRHGVGGLSMGAAGALHLAANHPDLFDGVFGISGCYSPLSPIGRQTTNLIVASRGGTLDNLWGEFGSPQWQRHDTAAHPEGLRDMAVYLTAATGALEGAELQEFLESEELTSMGTMLERGALTCTRDLDLAMRAHGMTHQQVVYRDTGAHNWIHFHNELRPAWEAIRDALQ, via the coding sequence ATGCGCCCGACGATCCCCACCCTGGCCGCCACGCTCCTGTTCCTCCTCCCGGCCCCCGCCGTCGCCGACAGCCCCCTCCGGGACTCGCTGGCGGACTCCAGCCGGGACGTCGACGCCACCGGCGCGCTCGTCGAGGGCACGGTCGACTCCCTCCACCGCATCGGCTCCTCCGAACTGCCGCTGCCCGCCGTCTCCCCCGACCCGCGCTTCCCCCTGCCGCTCTCCGACGCCATCGTCCGGCCCGGCGTGCTGCACCGTGAGGTCATCGACGCCGACGCCCGCCTCGAGCGCTGGAGCATCGCCTCGCCGGCCATGAAGCGCCCCGTCGACGTGCAGATCATCCGCGCCCCCGGCCCCGCGCCGCTCCTCCTGCTTCTCGACGGCATCGACTCCCCCTCCGACAGCGACTGGATCACCCGGGGCCGCGCGCCGGAGGTCTTCCGCGACGAGAACGTCACCGTCGTCATGCCCACCGACGCCACCGCCTCGCTGTACTCCGACTGGGTGTCCGACGACCCGGTCCTCGGCCGGCAGCAGTGGGAGACGTTCCTCACCGCGGAACTCCTCCCGCTTCTCGACGCCCACCCCGACCTCCACTCCACCGGCCGCCACGGCGTCGGCGGACTGTCCATGGGTGCCGCCGGGGCACTGCACCTGGCGGCCAACCACCCCGACCTCTTCGACGGGGTCTTCGGCATCTCCGGCTGCTACTCCCCTCTCAGCCCCATCGGCCGGCAGACCACCAACCTGATCGTCGCCTCCCGGGGCGGCACGTTGGACAACCTGTGGGGCGAGTTCGGCTCCCCGCAGTGGCAGCGCCACGACACCGCCGCCCACCCGGAGGGCCTGCGCGACATGGCCGTGTACCTGACCGCCGCCACGGGTGCCCTCGAGGGTGCGGAGCTGCAGGAGTTCCTGGAGTCCGAGGAGCTCACCTCCATGGGCACCATGCTCGAACGCGGGGCCCTGACCTGCACGAGGGACCTGGACCTCGCCATGCGTGCGCACGGCATGACCCACCAGCAGGTCGTGTACCGGGACACCGGCGCCCACAACTGGATCCACTTCCACAACGAACTCCGGCCCGCCTGGGAGGCCATCCGCGACGCTCTGCAGTAG
- a CDS encoding alpha/beta hydrolase: protein MRRLTAALVATALVSLPATAAAQSADGLILDSSESSSHRPQSSGSALGMAVSSLSLLGSSDISLPESMRDVDPRYPLPTTGEITEPAIVEKRVEDPAIRLERWTVASPAMKRNVSVQIMRAADPQVPAPMVYLLDGVDAPYHGGWIGQGEAQKVFRDENVTVVMPTEAIASMYSDWVAYDPALGLHMWETFLTEELAPLLEAEPELNFNGRRGIGGLSMGTNAAVHLAATHPEMFHGVFGISGCYSPLSPIGRQMAGLVVTSRGGTLENMWGEFGSDEWIYHDTVSAPEGLRHQAVYLSAANGAVSAEEAAAYRTQDPTNMAVGTMLELGVLRCTQDLDAALRAHGMTHQVVEYKEEGAHNWINFNRQLQPAWDTIRPALI from the coding sequence ATGAGAAGACTGACCGCCGCGCTTGTGGCCACCGCTCTTGTCTCCCTGCCCGCGACCGCCGCCGCGCAGAGCGCCGACGGACTGATCCTCGACTCCTCGGAGTCCTCCAGCCACCGCCCGCAGTCCTCCGGCTCCGCGCTGGGGATGGCCGTCAGCTCCCTGTCGCTGCTCGGCTCCTCGGACATCTCCCTGCCCGAGAGCATGCGCGACGTCGACCCGCGGTACCCGCTGCCGACGACCGGGGAGATCACGGAACCGGCGATCGTCGAGAAGCGGGTCGAGGACCCGGCCATCCGCCTGGAACGCTGGACCGTCGCCTCCCCGGCCATGAAGCGCAACGTCTCCGTGCAGATCATGCGGGCGGCCGACCCGCAGGTCCCGGCCCCGATGGTCTACCTCCTCGACGGCGTTGACGCCCCCTACCACGGCGGCTGGATCGGCCAGGGTGAGGCCCAGAAGGTGTTCCGCGACGAGAACGTCACCGTCGTCATGCCCACCGAGGCGATCGCCTCCATGTACTCCGACTGGGTGGCCTACGACCCGGCGCTGGGACTGCACATGTGGGAGACCTTCCTCACCGAGGAGCTCGCGCCGCTCCTCGAGGCCGAGCCGGAGCTCAACTTCAACGGCCGCCGCGGCATCGGCGGGCTGTCCATGGGCACGAACGCCGCCGTCCACCTCGCCGCCACGCACCCGGAGATGTTCCACGGCGTGTTCGGCATCTCCGGCTGCTACTCCCCGCTCAGCCCCATCGGCCGCCAGATGGCCGGCCTGGTGGTCACGTCCCGGGGCGGCACCCTGGAGAACATGTGGGGCGAGTTCGGTTCCGACGAGTGGATCTACCACGACACCGTCTCCGCCCCCGAGGGGCTGCGCCACCAGGCCGTCTACCTCTCCGCCGCGAACGGTGCCGTCTCCGCCGAGGAGGCCGCCGCCTACCGGACCCAGGACCCGACGAACATGGCCGTGGGCACCATGCTGGAGCTGGGCGTCCTCCGGTGCACGCAGGATCTCGACGCCGCGCTGCGCGCCCACGGCATGACCCACCAGGTCGTCGAGTACAAGGAGGAGGGCGCGCACAACTGGATCAACTTCAACCGGCAGCTGCAGCCTGCCTGGGACACGATCCGGCCTGCACTGATCTAG